One window from the genome of Dermacentor silvarum isolate Dsil-2018 chromosome 7, BIME_Dsil_1.4, whole genome shotgun sequence encodes:
- the LOC119457695 gene encoding cytochrome c oxidase assembly factor 6 homolog isoform X2: MSFPNKEQRQKCWDSRDRYWECLDKNAENANRCAEVKSQYETHCPSQWVKHFNRKREYLQFKDKIENEGTRLKTHL, encoded by the exons ATGTCTTTTCCCAACAAGGAGCAGCGTCAGAAGTGTTGGGATTCTAGAGATCGCTACTGGGAATGCCTTGACAAGAACGCCGAGAATGCAAATCGCTGCGCAGAAGTGAAGTCTCAGTACGAGACGCATTGCCCAAGCCAGTGG GTGAAGCACTTCAACCGCAAAAGGGAATACCTGCAGTTCAAGGACAAGATTGAGAATGAGGG
- the LOC119457692 gene encoding N-alpha-acetyltransferase 30, with product MEDPDRADHSPVGLEGYSDHTAGCHHRGSEAADRLADGLAAGEDADHDFWKVSDELLAAHLKKTLSLSRRDAAPNGCSVVGVGPSDKLNGVVHWHSDDGESPPQSTFQRPPSPSSDFRLAGVSDGVRAPPSPCADGGGEGIAYVAYESERQMPDIMRLFQKDLSEPYSIYTYRYFIHNWPRLCFLAMDGEACVGAIVCKLDVHKKLVKRGYIAMLAVDSKYRKRKIGSTLVLKAIRAMISDDADEVVLETEITNKPALRLYENLGFVRDKRLFRYYLNGVDALRLKLWLL from the exons ATGGAAGATCCCGACCGTGCGGACCATTCGCCAGTAGGCTTAGAAGGTTACAGCGACCACACGGCAGGATGCCACCACCGGGGCTCCGAGGCAGCTGACCGACTCGCTGACGGCCTGGCCGCCGGCGAAGATGCGGACCACGATTTCTGGAAAGTTTCTGACGAACTGCTTGCGGCTCATCTCAAGAAGACACTGAGTCTGAGCCGCCGCGATGCGGCTCCCAACGGGTGCTCCGTCGTGGGTGTCGGGCCGTCGGACAAGCTCAACGGTGTCGTGCACTGGCACAGCGACGACGGCGAGAGCCCGCCGCAATCAACCTTTCAACGACCTCCTAGCCCGTCCAGTGATTTTCGGTTGGCCGGCGTCAGCGACGGTGTGCGCGCGCCGCCGAGCCCGTGTGCCGACGGTGGCGGCGAAGGCATCGCGTACGTTGCGTACGAGTCCGAACGGCAGATGCCAGACATTATGCGCCTGTTTCAGAAGGACCTCTCCGAACCTTACTCCATATACACGTACCGGTACTTCATACACAATTGGCCACGATTGTGCTTTCTG GCGATGGACGGTGAAGCGTGTGTCGGTGCCATTGTTTGCAAGTTGGATGTTCACAAGAAGTTGGTCAAGCGAGGCTACATTGCAATGCTGGCCGTAGACTCCAAGTACCGCAAGAGGAAGATAG GTTCTACACTGGTGCTAAAGGCGATACGGGCCATGATAAGCGATGATGCTGACGAA GTGGTGCTCGAGACGGAGATAACCAACAAGCCGGCACTTAGGTTGTACGAGAACCTGGGCTTCGTGCGTGACAAGCGGCTCTTCCGATACTACCTGAATGGGGTTGATGCCCTGAGGCTCAAGCTCTGGCTGCTATGA
- the LOC119457695 gene encoding cytochrome c oxidase assembly factor 6 homolog isoform X1 has translation MSFPNKEQRQKCWDSRDRYWECLDKNAENANRCAEVKSQYETHCPSQWVKHFNRKREYLQFKDKIENEGTAWHPCSRTN, from the exons ATGTCTTTTCCCAACAAGGAGCAGCGTCAGAAGTGTTGGGATTCTAGAGATCGCTACTGGGAATGCCTTGACAAGAACGCCGAGAATGCAAATCGCTGCGCAGAAGTGAAGTCTCAGTACGAGACGCATTGCCCAAGCCAGTGG GTGAAGCACTTCAACCGCAAAAGGGAATACCTGCAGTTCAAGGACAAGATTGAGAATGAGGG CACAGCATGGCATCCATGTTCAAGAACCAACTAG